The Cloacibacillus sp. genomic interval GCTATAAAGGCTGGACTTTTTTCCGCTGAAAATATCGCGGCCGCAGAAGAAAATATGGCGAAGCTCAACGCAGTACCTCCCCTTTTTTCTGACACGCTGCGCCGCGCGGTAAGCGCCTGCACGGACGTTACAGGCTTTGGACTTGCAAGCCACGCGCTCGACCTCACGTCGCCCGGCACGTCGCTTGAGATAGAGTGCGCCCGCGTGCCGCTGCTTCCCGGCATCGCCGAGATGGCTGACATGGGGCTTATCCCCGCTGGTTCTTACGAGAATAAAAAATATATCGGCGGCAGAGTGACGAACCTTTCTTCGATGGGGCGTTTTGCGGAGGATGTAGCCTTTGACCCTCAGACATCGGGCGGTCTGCTCATTGCGGCGGCTCCCGAATATATCTGCGAGATGCTTGAAATACTGCGCGCGAATAATTTCCCAAGCTCCGAAGTGATAGGAGAATTTACAACTGGCGACGAAAGACTTACCTTGAAATAAAACTGGGGCAAAACTAAAAAGGGCGGCCCGACTTTTTAAGTCAGTCCGCCCTTTTGTGTCGAGGCGCCTTCATGACGAAAAGCTAAGCAAAGAGAACTGCCGCTGCGCCCAAAGCTGCGGCCGCAACCGAAAGGCCGGCTACGAGCATATTGTTTATCTGGCCCGCTTTCTTTCTGTCGTCCTCTGAATATTCAAAGCGCTGGCCGCTTGAAAGGCTCTCTGTGCCGTCTCTTTCGTACCATTTGTTGCCGACGTAGATAGGATCTCTTAAAGTAAGTTTCATTGTTTTCCCCTCCTTGTTTTTATTGCCGAAAGCCTTAACTCTCAACGGTAATATTATCTCAGGGAATCCATTTTCTTTCCACAGAGGGACAAAAGCCTTTAACGGGCTTTGCTATTGAAACTAAATCAATAAATTATTTTCGCTTCAGTTTTGGTATAATGCACACAACACTACGAAGGAGGCGCGAACAATGCCCGATAATCAAATATGCCTGGATAAGACCGACTGGAGCATAATCAAAGCTCTTGAAGAAAACGCGCGCTCCACCTTTACCGAGATCGGACAGACGGTGGGGCTGACGGCGCCCGCCGTCAGGGAGCGCATTCGGCGCATGGAGGAAAACGGCCTTATATGCGGATATCGCCCCGTCATAAATTACAGCGCGCTTGGACGCCCCATTCACGCGCTTATTGAGCTGAAACTCAAAAGCGGCTCAAAGGCCGCTCTGCGTTCCGAATTTTCGTTTTTGCCGCATCTGAAGGAGATACCTGGGATAACGCATTCATGGCTCGTCACTGGAGACAACGAAGGCTTCATAGAGACTACTACCGCGACGATGAAGCAGCTTGACGCAATATTGGTAAAGATGAACGAGCTGGGCTTTTTGACAGTAACGTCGATGGTGCTTGAGGACAGCGGAAAGGTCAAGTGCGAGCCGCTTTAGGAAGATAAGAGTCACAAGAGGCGGCCCGCAGCGGGCCGCCTCTTGTTTAGCCGAGTTTATTTGCCCTTGAACAGAGCCAGACTCCGATAGCCAGAAAAACGGCGTTTGCGTTCCACGCGGCGACTACCGGCGGCAGCGTTCCGCTTTCGCCAAGCGCTCTGCTGAATGACATTATCACGTAATAGATGAAGATGATAATGACGCTGAAGCCCAACCCTACGCCGGAACTCGAACGCTGTGGCCGACTGCCGAGCGCCGCTCCAAGCAGCGCGAAGATGAGACAGGCCCACGGCACAGAGAGCCTGAGCTGAAGCACCATCCAGAGGTTGTTTGTGCTGTCGCCCATCTTATGCCTGACGGCGATGGCGCGCAGAAGTTCCGGTATCGACATCTGGTCCGGCGACGCTGAGGCGTCTGATATTTCGTTTGGGTCCATGTTGAGAGAGAGCGCCTGTTTGTCAAATTTAAAGAGAAGCCCTATCGTTTTGTCAGCCTTTATCTCGTAGACGGCGCCGTTGTGTATCCACCAGCTGCCGTTTATCCATTTTCCGCTCTGAGCGGAGACGATACGAGCGAGGCTGCCTTTATCAAACTCTTCAACGACTATATCCTGCATATCTTTCGTCTTGTTGTCGATTTTGTCGATATAGATTATTCTATTTATCGCCCCTCCGCTTTCCTCTTTTAAAAAGACCTTTTCCGTAAATATCGGAGCCGATTCGCGGAGCACTTCATACTTCATGACGTTGGCGGCGGCGCGTTCGCTTAGCGGGACAAGGCTTTCATTGATGAAGAAGGCGCATACAGAGACGACGAAGGCCGCAAAGACGACCGGCCTTACAATGCGCTGAAAGGAGAGGCCGGAAGATTTCAGCGCTACAAGCTCCGAGTTTGCGGACAGTTTTCCAAAACCGAGAAGCGCGGCAAGAAGGCAGCTCATGGGGATGGTAAAGACGACAAGGCGAGGCATGTAGTAAAGGAAAAGCCGCAGGACAATTCCAAGAGAGACGCCCTTTTGTATGATGAGGTCCGCCATCTGAAAGAGAAGGCCGCCCGCGACAAGTATGATAGTGAAGGCTATGAGCCCAAAGAAGAACGGACCCTTAAGCTCGCCCAGTATGAAACGGTCAAGCGCCCTCAGTTTAAGTGAAAAATTAAATCCCTGCTTCAATTTGATTCTCCGTTATATTTTTTAATGTATTCCACGCATTCCCGTATCGCGCCGTATCCGCCGCTTTTGTCCGTCACTACGTCGGCCGCCTCTTTGACGCAGGGACGCGCGTTCGCCACGGCAAATCCTATTCCGGCCCATCTAATTGCATCTGCATCCGGCGTGTCGTCGCCCGCGTAGGCGACCTCTTCCGGTGAGAAGGACCATTTCGCGGCAAGTTCTTTCAAGCAGTTCGCCTTATCGCTGACGCCTGTAAGACATTCCGTTATTTTTAAGTTCAAGGCGCGCTGCTGCGTCGGCGCGGACATACGCCCGCTGACAAAGACGACCTTTACTCCGGCCTTCAGCAGTTCGGCTATCCCCTGTCCGTCCTGAACGTCAAACCGTTTCAGCTCGCCGCCGCGGCCGTCCATGTAGATGCCGCCGTCTGTGAGCGTTCCGTCAACGTCCATTGCAAAAAGTTTAATCAACTTTTTCCTCGGTTTTTGCGTGCCAGTCCTGAGTCATTCTCGGGGTTAAGCCTCTTGAGCTCTCGGCTGCGAATTTCAGGATGAGCGCGGCCTCCGCGTCCTGCGGATAGCGCGTTTCAAGTTCTTTCAGCGCCTCTTTTGTGGTGAGCCCGGCGTTGTAGATGAGCTTGTACATCTCTCTTATTTTGCCGCGCACCTTAGTCTCAAATCCCCTGCGCCTCAGACCTACACGGTTTATGTCATAAACGCGAAGCGGAACGCCGGCCGCGAGGCAGAAGGGAGGAACGTCCTGCGTGACGCGTGAGAGGCCGCCCACCATGCAGTAGGAACCGATATGCGTAAACTGATGAAAGCCGGTCATGCCGCCGATGACTACGTAGTCACCGACTATGACGTGGCCGGAGAGCCCCGTCTTGTTGGCCACTGTGCATTCTCTGCCGACATGCACGTTGTGTGCGAAATGGACGCCCTCCATGATGAAGCATCCGTCGCCTACGATTGTGGACTCGCCTTCGCCGACGGCGCGGTTTACAGTTACAAACTCGCGGCAGACTACTCTGTCGCCAAGTATGGCCCAGGTCTCTTCTCCGCGGTAGCTCAAATCCTGCGGCACGCCTCCGATTACGGCGTGCTCGTGTATGACGCAGTCGGAACCAAGCACCGTATAGTCGCATATTCTGGAAAAGGCTTTAAGGTGCGTGCCGGAGCCTATTTTCGTTTTACCGTCAACGATGCAGTAAGGACCTATATTTACGTTGTCCCCAAGTTCCGCCTCTTTCGCAACGATAGCTGTTGGATGGATTTGGAGGCCCATTATCACTTTTCCTCCGTGTCCATCGTAAGCCCGGAGGCGATCACAAAGCCCATCTCAGCCTCTGCCACAACTTCGCCGTCCACTGTCGCTACAAATTCGAACTTCCCCATGTTGCCGCGGCGTCTTTTGAGCTTCGCGCGGGTGCGGAGCTGATCTCCCGGCTTCACGGGCTTGCGGAATTTCGCGTTGTCGATCGAGGTGAGATAGACAAGCTTTCTATCGCTTGAGCTGAACTCCGGCTGGAGCTTTAACAGCATCGCGCCGACCTGCCCCATCGATTCGAGGATGAGCACCCCTGGCATTACAGGCTCGTCGGGAAAGTGTCCCTGAAAGAACGGCTCGTTGAACGAGACATTTTTGTACCCGACTACCTCTTTGGCGTCAGGAGTGTCGATTATCTCTTCGATTCTGTCTACAAGGAGGAAAGGATAACGGTGAGGCAATAACTCCATGATTTGATTTATGTTGATTTGCATTGACATATCTCCTTTACAATATCTATTGCTAATTTTTATATTATATACGACTATCCAAAGATAGCCTTTAATTTTCTTGTCAATTTCGCGTGAATGCTGTGGCCGGCGCAGATGCCCACGTAATGCGCGGTGGGAAGGCAGCCCGAAAGCGTAAGGTCGCCAAGCAGGTCCGTCATTTTGTGGATGACGCACTCATGCGGAAAACGGAGCCTTGCTCCGCCAAGAAGCCCTTTTTCATCAAAGACGAGCGCGTTGTCAAGCGAACCGCCACGAGCCAGCCCTTCGCGTTTCAGGTAGTCCAGTTCCGAGGTGAGGCCGAAGGTCCTTGCGCGTGAGATGGTCTCGTAGAAGGTGTCAGGCGTGACCGTAAAGGAGGCTCTCTGAACGCCGACCGGAGTTCCCGTGTAGTCAATGATGTAGGTAATTTTCAGTTCTTCCGACGGAAGAGCAAAAAGCAGGCGAGCGCCGTTTTTTTCCTCCACCGTAAGCGGCAGGCTGACCGCACATTTTTTAGCCTCTCCTTCGACTTCGCAAAGGCCGGCCTCTTTTATTTCATGCGCAAAGGCAAAGGCGCTGCCGTCCATTATGGGGACCTCTTCGCCCTCCATTTCGATCTCCACCGCCTCAAGCCCCATTCCGGCAATCGCGGCGAGCATGTGCTCCCCCGTCCTCACCTTCATGCCGTTGGGCAGGCAGAAGCCCGTGAGCCGGCTGTCCTCTTCGACTACCGCCTCCGACGCCATCGAAACGCCGCCTGCGTTTTTAAAGGAGATGCCGGGAATGTTTGACGGACGCAGACAAACTGCGCTTTTTTCTCCAGAATGAAGGCCTACGCCCGATATATTGATCTGCCTATTTAATGTCTTCATCGCTTTTCTCAAGCAACTCCACTCGTTTATTCAATTCTTTGACGCTGCGGGCAAGGTCCGGCAGTTGGCGGATATACACCTGCTGGCGAAGTTCCTTTTTATGCTCCTGCGCCGGAAAACCTGAAACTATCGACCCTGCCGGCAGATCCGCCGCGACTCCGCCGCGGCCGCCTACGGTGCATTTATCGCCTATCGTTGCGTGATTGGATACGCCGGACTGAGCCGCGAGAATGACGCCGCTGCCTATTTTGCTGCTGCCCGCCACTCCCGACTGAGCGACTACTATCGTGTAGGCGCCGATCTGGCAGTTGTGGCCTATCTTCACGTGGCTGTCTATTTTT includes:
- the lpxC gene encoding UDP-3-O-acyl-N-acetylglucosamine deacetylase, encoding MKTLNRQINISGVGLHSGEKSAVCLRPSNIPGISFKNAGGVSMASEAVVEEDSRLTGFCLPNGMKVRTGEHMLAAIAGMGLEAVEIEMEGEEVPIMDGSAFAFAHEIKEAGLCEVEGEAKKCAVSLPLTVEEKNGARLLFALPSEELKITYIIDYTGTPVGVQRASFTVTPDTFYETISRARTFGLTSELDYLKREGLARGGSLDNALVFDEKGLLGGARLRFPHECVIHKMTDLLGDLTLSGCLPTAHYVGICAGHSIHAKLTRKLKAIFG
- a CDS encoding LptF/LptG family permease, with the translated sequence MKQGFNFSLKLRALDRFILGELKGPFFFGLIAFTIILVAGGLLFQMADLIIQKGVSLGIVLRLFLYYMPRLVVFTIPMSCLLAALLGFGKLSANSELVALKSSGLSFQRIVRPVVFAAFVVSVCAFFINESLVPLSERAAANVMKYEVLRESAPIFTEKVFLKEESGGAINRIIYIDKIDNKTKDMQDIVVEEFDKGSLARIVSAQSGKWINGSWWIHNGAVYEIKADKTIGLLFKFDKQALSLNMDPNEISDASASPDQMSIPELLRAIAVRHKMGDSTNNLWMVLQLRLSVPWACLIFALLGAALGSRPQRSSSGVGLGFSVIIIFIYYVIMSFSRALGESGTLPPVVAAWNANAVFLAIGVWLCSRANKLG
- the lpxA gene encoding acyl-ACP--UDP-N-acetylglucosamine O-acyltransferase, translated to MGLQIHPTAIVAKEAELGDNVNIGPYCIVDGKTKIGSGTHLKAFSRICDYTVLGSDCVIHEHAVIGGVPQDLSYRGEETWAILGDRVVCREFVTVNRAVGEGESTIVGDGCFIMEGVHFAHNVHVGRECTVANKTGLSGHVIVGDYVVIGGMTGFHQFTHIGSYCMVGGLSRVTQDVPPFCLAAGVPLRVYDINRVGLRRRGFETKVRGKIREMYKLIYNAGLTTKEALKELETRYPQDAEAALILKFAAESSRGLTPRMTQDWHAKTEEKVD
- a CDS encoding Lrp/AsnC family transcriptional regulator is translated as MPDNQICLDKTDWSIIKALEENARSTFTEIGQTVGLTAPAVRERIRRMEENGLICGYRPVINYSALGRPIHALIELKLKSGSKAALRSEFSFLPHLKEIPGITHSWLVTGDNEGFIETTTATMKQLDAILVKMNELGFLTVTSMVLEDSGKVKCEPL
- a CDS encoding HAD hydrolase family protein, encoding MIKLFAMDVDGTLTDGGIYMDGRGGELKRFDVQDGQGIAELLKAGVKVVFVSGRMSAPTQQRALNLKITECLTGVSDKANCLKELAAKWSFSPEEVAYAGDDTPDADAIRWAGIGFAVANARPCVKEAADVVTDKSGGYGAIRECVEYIKKYNGESN
- the fabZ gene encoding 3-hydroxyacyl-ACP dehydratase FabZ; the encoded protein is MQININQIMELLPHRYPFLLVDRIEEIIDTPDAKEVVGYKNVSFNEPFFQGHFPDEPVMPGVLILESMGQVGAMLLKLQPEFSSSDRKLVYLTSIDNAKFRKPVKPGDQLRTRAKLKRRRGNMGKFEFVATVDGEVVAEAEMGFVIASGLTMDTEEK